The Anopheles marshallii chromosome X, idAnoMarsDA_429_01, whole genome shotgun sequence genome includes a window with the following:
- the LOC128710180 gene encoding uncharacterized protein LOC128710180, protein MATMSNVWLALATVILATMHGIPATANREHKVHNIVLYPNKQSWCTTRNISQVITEPGCKQVTIDNNVCVGACFSYSIPHTEPSDPGEIIGPYCDSCQPSDVSYVFVKVDCTENANMKNPYLYKQVQLIHNCTCTACDEQSTHRSTPTSNTRDLSDGSQEHLIGSGEQLHHHQPPLVLDKDQDMLSAEHHHQSHRTSSHAKHPGAGAGSEETPADSDMIQDDIPEILEVVHYSENDTEPIRHTPVHDLQTPNSGTTYMEQQQLNHYEHNSHTDNVKKLLHQKIVKLLRSIEETNSQSDREQLIEMIRLIKGTSDRNWDELVESLQSENSILNFTRLRSELVEDEPLNVPPFGGTDGDRGDEPVKQQHHADHGSAKHASTPEYADHQRLIQHQYDTLRHRQNHLQEHGSKENAADEAKSAQEGHNTPGESATPTRSHHHAHHHHMVGERIDAHHHLARGPHGAFVIQSDQDELEIHRSIQNGHEIKEKIHIQAHELKPNHVGTVVTYDGHVPGPAATANVGSLKVDGTENRDHHFQTPHMHPRQHSQTSHGGHHGHHNHDHPNSDREHHGSHQSKLHVAASGPAGDMEQ, encoded by the exons ATGGCCACAATGTCGAATGTTTGGTTGGCGTTGGCAACAGTGATCCTTGCCACGATGCACGGAATACCAGCAACGGCAAACCGAGAACACAAG GTACACAACATTGTGCTTTACCCGAACAAACAGTCCTGGTGTACGACGCGCAACATAAGCCAGGTTATAACGGAACCGGGCTGCAAGCAGGTTACGATCGATAACAATGTGTGCGTGGGTGCTTGTTTCAGCTACTCGATACCGCACACGGAACCGTCCGATCCGGGCGAGATTATAGGACCGTATTGCGACTCCTGTCAACCGTCGGACGTATCGTACGTTTTC GTTAAGGTGGACTGTACGGAGAATGCGAACATGAAGAATCCCTACCTGTACAAACAGGTACAGCTGATACACAACTGCACCTGTACGGCGTGCGACGAACAGTCGACCCATCGGTCAACGCCCACCAGCAATACCCGTGACCTGTCGGATGGTTCACAGGAGCATCTGATAGGTTCGGGTGAGCaacttcaccatcatcagccacCGTTGGTGTTAGATAAGGATCAGGATATGCTGTCGGCAGAGCATCACCATCAGTCCCACCGTACCTCTTCGCATGCAAAACACCCCGGAGCCGGTGCGGGATCGGAAGAAACACCTGCGGACAGTGATATGATCCAGGACGACATACCGGAGATACTGGAGGTGGTGCACTATagtgagaatgacaccgagcCGATACGTCACACGCCAGTGCACGATCTACAAACGCCTAACAGCGGTACGACGTACatggagcagcagcaactcaACCACTACGAACACAACAGCCACACGGACAACGTGAAGAAGCTGCTGCACCAGAAGATCGTCAAGCTGCTGAGATCAATCGAGGAAACGAACTCGCAGTCCGATCGGGAGCAGCTGATCGAGATGATACGGCTCATCAAGGGTACGAGTGATCGTAATTGGGATGAGCTGGTCGAGAGCCTGCAGTCGGAAAACTCCATCCTTAACTTTACACGGCTTCGGTCCGAGCTGGTGGAAGATGAGCCGTTAAACGTACCGCCATTCGGTGGAACCGATGGGGATAGAGGTGATGAACCGGTCAAACAACAGCATCATGCTGACCATGGCAGTGCGAAACACGCCTCCACACCAGAGTATGCAGATCACCAGCGGTTGATACAGCACCAGTACGATACATTACGCCACCGGCAAAACCATCTTCAAGAGCATGGGTCAAAGGAAAATGCTGCTGATGAAGCGAAATCTGCCCAAGAGGGACACAACACACCTGGGGAATCGGCAACCCCGACGAGGTCACACCATCATGCACATCATCACCATATGGTGGGCGAACGCATCGATGCGCATCATCATTTAGCCCGTGGACCGCACGGTGCGTTTGTAATTCAGTCGGATCAGGACGAGCTGGAAATACACCGGAGCATCCAGAACGGGCAcgagataaaagaaaagatccACATCCAGGCGCACGAACTGAAACCCAACCATGTCGGTACGGTTGTAACATACGACGGGCATGTACCGGGACCGGCCGCGACTGCGAACGTTGGATCGTTGAAGGTGGACGGAACGGAGAACCGGGACCATCACTTCCAAACACCTCATATGCATCCGAGGCAGCATTCGCAAACCTCCCATGGTGGCCATCACGGGCATCACAATCACGACCATCCAAACTCTGACCGTGAACATCATGGGTCACATCAAAGCAAGCTACACGTAGCGGCCAGCGGACCCGCAGGTGATATGGAACAGTGA
- the LOC128708761 gene encoding allantoinase, with translation MLYKPVYRRAHPPFCPQPPAMETVYTSTRIFVNSASLPADVFAGGIVVSAIDGKVSRVLRSRAAVDRYLKDNEGDFKHFDFGNLLLMPGLIDTHVHINEPGRTEWEGFHTATKAAAAGGFTTICDMPLNSIPPTTSVANLRTKVNAAKGKIFVDVAFWGGLVPSNQRELRRMIASGVIGFKCFLCPSGVDEFPHVSEEQVYAAARLIEGTGAVLAFHAEVECQQQQNEDLCNINDPFKYRTFLQSRPDSMEQQAIELVAKVAQQFDVRTHIVHLSSARALPTIRHARALGGRLTVETCHHYLALAAEDVPDARTEFKCCPPIRDRTNQEQLWRAVREGEIDLVVSDHSPSTPQMKLLTDGKQRGNFLEAWGGISSLQLGLPLFWTHCQQYGLTLEDTVRLLCTEPARLSGLDQYKSRLEPGYDGDICVWDPEGTFTVTEDMIEFQHKATPYLNRTLHGVIHATILRGSPIYLRSDVPSFSSPLGNILLGSRNDNTNNHGEDKPLNTSSEEDELEDDVDL, from the exons ATGCTTTATAAGCCGGTGTACCGACGCGCACATCCTCCATTCTGCCCACAGCCACCAGCGATGGAAACCGTCTACACCAGCACGCGGATATTTGTCAATAGTGCCAGCCTGCCGGCGGATGTGTTTGCCGGCGGGATCGTTGTGTCGGCCATTGACGGTAAGGTGTCACGCGTCCTCCGCTCCCGGGCAGCGGTCGACCGTTACTTGAAGGACAATGAAGGTGATTTTAAG CATTTCGACTTTGGCAATCTGTTGCTTATGCCCGGGCTGATCGATACGCACGTCCACATTAACGAGCCGGGTCGCACCGAATGGGAAGGTTTCCACACCGCCACTAAGGCGGCCGCAGCCGGCGGTTTTACGACGATCTGCGACATGCCGCTCAACTCGATACCGCCAACGACCAGTGTGGCCAACCTTCGCACCAAAGTCAACGCAGCGAAGGGGAAGATTTTCGTGGATGTTGCGTTCTGGGGCGGGCTGGTGCCAAGCAATCAGCGCGAGCTGCGCCGCATGATCGCGTCCGGTGTGATTGGATTCAAATGCTTCCTATGCCCCAGTGGGGTGGATGAGTTCCCACACGTGTCGGAGGAGCAGGTGTACGCAGCGGCACGATTGATCGAGGGCACTGGTGCAGTGTTGGCT TTTCACGCTGAGGTCGAAtgtcaacaacagcaaaacgaagACCTGTGTAACATCAACGATCCGTTCAAGTATCGCACATTCCTCCAATCCCGTCCAGATAGTATGGAGCAGCAGGCGATCGAGCTAGTGGCAAAAGTGGCTCAGCAATTCGATGTCCGGACACACATCGTGCACCTTTCGTCGGCACGAGCACTACCGACAATACGGCATGCCCGAGCGCTCGGTGGCCGGCTCACGGTGGAAACCTGCCATCACTATCTTGCGCTCGCTGCCGAAGATGTGCCGGACGCGCGCACTGAGTTCAAGTGCTGCCCCCCGATACGCGATCGCACCAACCAGGAGCAACTGTGGCGTGCCGTGCGGGAGGGCGAGATCGATCTCGTGGTGTCGGATCACTCGCCTAGCACGCCGCAGATGAAGCTGCTTACCGATGGGAAGCAGCGTGGTAACTTCCTCGAAGCTTGGGGCGGTATCTCGTCCCTCCAGCTAGGGTTACCACTGTTCTGGACGCACTGTCAGCAGTACGGTCTCACGCTGGAGGATACGGTCCGGTTGCTCTGCACCGAACCGGCACGTCTGAGCGGGCTGGACCAGTACAAGAGCCGCCTCGAACCCGGCTACGACGGTGACATCTGTGTGTGGGATCCTGAGGGGACGTTTACCGTCACGGAGGACATGATCGAGTTCCAGCATAAGGCGACACCATATCTAAACCGTACACTGCACGGCGTGATACATGCGACGATTCTGCGCGGCTCCCCAATCTATCTGCGATCGGATGTGccttcattttcttcgcctttGGGCAATATACTCCTTGGCAGCAGGAACGACAATaccaacaaccatggtgaaGATAAGCCACTGAATACGTCTTCTGAGGAGGATGAGTTGGAAGACGATGTAGATTTGTGA
- the LOC128719781 gene encoding serine protease HTRA2, mitochondrial — protein MIKVHAVKSMFCVLRNSTIYRHRLLAIVHLPNSSRPIKTTEQHGRNDNGWNIHRKVGITMALTGVLGLLVYKQLQTCGKQRGFSWAIPAVSAKTDFTPKRSQRRDFNFIADAVELSAPAVVYLEIRDRQHVDFFTREPMTVSTGSGFIVESNGLILTNAHVVVSKPHTMVTVKLNDGRTFPGRVEHVDPASDLATVRVQCDNLPTLKLGNSADLRTGEWVVALGSPLSLNNTVTAGVVSTTQRPSQELGLRGKDINYIQTDAAITFGNSGGPLVNLDGEAIGINSMKVTSGISFAIPIDHAKEFLRKINESPPGSERRSASNVPAYRRYIGITMLTLTPEILRELQQRNHNFPPFVRGGVLVWKVIQGSPAYNGGLQPGDIITHINGKEIKNSSDVYDLLLEQDKKLSMSVYRGQQLTTVHVFPEDTAT, from the exons ATGATCAAAGTACAC GCTGTGAAAAGCATGTTTTGCGTGTTGCGAAATTCCACTATTTACCGGCATCGTTTGCTGGCGATTGTTCATCTACCAAATTCGTCACGACCGATTAAAACAACCGAACAGCATGGACGTAACGATAATGGCTGGAATATTCACCGCAAAGTTGGCATAACGATGGCACTGACCGGAGTATTGGGACTGCTCGTTTACAAACAGTTGCAGACCTGTGGCAAACAGCGCGGCTTTAGTTGGGCAATACCGGCAGTTAGTGCGAAAACGGACTTCACCCCAAAACGTAGCCAGCGAagagattttaatttcatcgcGGACGCGGTGGAACTATCGGCACCGGCTGTGGTATACCTGGAAATACGAGATCGACAGCATGTAGACTTTTTCACCCGCGAACCAATGACGGTTTCAACCGGGTCCGGGTTTATCGTGGAATCGAACGGCCTGATTCTGACGAACGCGCACGTTGTGGTGAGCAAACCGCACACGATGGTTACGGTGAAGCTAAACGACGGCCGTACCTTTCCCGGTCGCGTCGAGCACGTTGATCCGGCGTCCGATCTCGCTACGGTACGCGTACAGTGTGACAATTTGCCGACGCTCAAGCTCGGCAACTCGGCGGACTTGCGGACGGGTGAGTGGGTGGTAGCGCTCGGGAGTCCGCTCTCCCTAAACAACACGGTAACAGCCGGGGTCGTAAGCACAACGCAGCGCCCGTCGCAAGAGCTTGGATTGCGCGGCAAGGACATTAACTACATCCAAACGGATGCCGCGATCACATTCGGCAATTCTGGCGGCCCGCTGGTAAACCTCGACGGTGAGGCGATCGGCATCAACAGCATGAAGGTCACGTCGGGGATTAGTTTCGCCATTCCGATCGACCACGCGAAGGAGTTCCTGCGCAAAATAAACGAATCGCCTCCCGGATCGGAACGGCGCTCGGCCAGTAATGTGCCCGCCTACCGACGATACATCGGCATCACGATGCTAACCCTTACGCCCGAAATCTTGCGCGAGCTGCAGCAACGCaatcacaattttccaccctttGTGCGGGGTGGCGTGTTGGTGTGGAAGGTAATCCAAGGATCTCCGGCGTACAA CGGAGGATTGCAGCCGGGTGATATCATAACGCACATTAATGGAAAGGAGATTAAAAATTCAAGCGACGTTTATGATTTGCTATTGGAGCAGGACAAAAAGCTGTCAATGTCGGTCTATCGCGGCCAGCAACTTACCACGGTGCATGTTTTCCCGGAGGATACGGCAACCTAG
- the LOC128709163 gene encoding N-acetyl-D-glucosamine kinase translates to MYIAGVEGGATHSTLVICDEAGQVVGRAKGPSTNHWAVGIPGVAERIDAMARAAKAEANLPEDQQLTAVGLCLSGAEAEETNRELETYLHTHYPMVAERYVVCSDTVGSIQAVSNLGGMVIIAGTGSNTLLRNPDGSTHGCGGWGHMIGDEGGAWWIARNAIKTVFDHRDNLKRSKHPIDRVWQLIQEHFGVRTLHDLLDHSYGRFCKTAYAGLCAKLARAALDEREPLCYKLFNEAGQSLARSVCALQDKISPELLRPSAAGSTSALLDIVCVGSVWLSWELLRDGFVSELRLQGFPHDLRLLRLTTTMALGAAYLAADTYKLRLPRDYTGNYDVFYTYRAVASENGNGTEHQTNGRS, encoded by the exons ATGTACATTGCAGGTGTTGAAGG CGGTGCGACACATTCCACCTTGGTAATCTGCGATGAGGCGGGACAGGTGGTCGGCCGAGCGAAGGGCCCAAGTACAAACCACTGGGCGGTTGGAATTCCGGGCGTAGCAGAACGGATCGATGCAATGGCCCGTGCCGCCAAGGCAGAAGCGAATCTGCCAGAGGACCAACAGCTGACAGCGGTCGGGCTATGTCTCAGCGGTGCCGAAGCAGAGGAAACCAATCGCGAGCTGGAGACGTATCTTCACACGCACTACCCGATGGTGGCAGAACGGTACGTGGTGTGCAGTGACACTGTCGGCAGTATTCAGGCCGTCTCGAACCTGGGCGGTATGGTGATTATAGCCGGAACCGGATCAAACACGCTGCTGCGCAATCCGGACGGAAGTACTCATGGTTGTGGTGGGTGGGGTCACATGATCGGTGATGAAGGTGGTG CCTGGTGGATTGCACGCAACGCAATCAAGACCGTGTTCGACCATCGGGACAATTTGAAGCGATCCAAGCACCCAATCGACCGGGTCTGGCAGCTGATCCAGGAACACTTTGGCGTGCGGACATTGCACGATCTGCTCGATCACAGCTACGGGCGATTCTGCAAGACGGCGTATGCGGGACTTTGTGCTAAGCTGGCTCGAGCTGCGCTCGACGAGCGTGAACCCCTCTGCTACAAGCTGTTCAACGAGGCGGGTCAATCGCTCGCACGGTCCGTGTGCGCACTGCAGGATAAAATCTCCCCGGAGTTGTTGCGCCCGTCGGCTGCAGGTTCGACCTCCGCACTGCTCGATATCGTGTGCGTCGGTTCGGTGTGGCTTAGTTGGGAGCTGTTGCGCGATGGGTTCGTGTCGGAGCTACGGTTGCAAGGATTCCCGCACGATTTGCGCCTGTTGCGTCTGACCACGACAATGGCGCTCGGGGCCGCTTACCTAGCGGCGGACACGTACAAGCTACGTTTGCCGCGAGACTACACCGGCAACTATGACGTGTTCTACACGTACCGGGCAGTGGCGAGCGAGAACGGTAACGGAACGGAACATCAAACGAACGGCCGAAGCTAA
- the LOC128709634 gene encoding uncharacterized protein F54F2.9, with the protein MKVTQRAGAATLLLLVLMVLQIIPPSSAHGWGSEDMELFDLVEEVNENFYTLLNINQTATLAEIKRAFRTLSVVLHPDKNDAEDANIRFRNLVSVYEILKDPGKREKYDKVLKEGMPNWKSALYYYRHVRKMGMVESATILFVVITVMQYFVAWAAYIEKKYTAEQIVGSKLKKLNKKKQTNVQLEELINEIPLPSIKNTLPCQIPMWVWNTVTGTPAAIRLMFELYSQQKKQKEEELQREKEEIELQANLEEQRAREKENRILRKRSKKMLVPEKTDEELAAYSQRILKPARDGDADKSTHTPLPQSGGLWTEDDLTELVRLVKKYPGGTSNRWEIIADMMQRSVEEITYMAAKMKECGYRLPHQSEGTNSSESGQASSFGVTGPVKVKTKTRDAGTNETATSNWTQQQQQALEVAIQKYPKSANYDRWQKIANSVPGKSKEECVARYKYLVELVKKQKSANPTDDTSQDVKTSDDPAPKEDLKSTNEGNIAPSAGEEMVEDDNVAPVVGGKSQAKSKRRERKKAKAYYSYSDDSDMSYEAEEI; encoded by the exons ATGAAAGTAACGCAACGTGCTGGTGCGGCaacattgctgctgctggttctaATGGTGCTGCAAATCATACCGCCCAGCTCTGCTCATGGCTGGGGCTCGGAAGACATGGAACTTTTCGATCTCGTGGAGGAGGTGAATGAAAATTTCTACACACTCTTGAACATCAATCAAACTGCGACTCTGGCCGAAATTAAGCGTGCGTTCCGAACACTTTCGGTGGTACTCCACCCGGACAAAAATGATGCGGAGGACGCAAACATTCGGTTTCGCAATCTAGTTTCGGTCTACGAGATTTTAAAGGACCCGGGAAAGCGcgaaaaatatgataaagTGCTGAAGGAAGGTATGCCAAACTGGAAATCTGCACTTTACTACTACCGCCACGTGCGGAAGATGGGAATGGTCGAGAGTGCCACCattctgtttgttgttatcACCGTGATGCAGTATTTTGTAGCCTGGGCGGCGTATATTGAGAAAAAATATACAGCG GAACAAATTGTGGGCAGTAAGCTTAAGAAGCTAAACAAGAAGAAACAGACAAACGTACAATTGGAAGAGCTAATAAATGAGATACCTCTGCCCAGCATTAAGAACACATTGCCCTGCCAGATTCCCATGTGGGTTTGGAACACAGTAACCGGTACACCGGCAGCCATCCGATTGATGTTCGAGCTTTATTCGCAGcagaagaaacagaaagaGGAGGAACTTCAGCG GGAGAAGGAAGAGATCGAACTGCAAGCAAACCTCGAAGAGCAACGGgcaagggaaaaagaaaatcgcaTCCTGCGTAAACGATCGAAAAAAATGTTAGTTCCGGAGAAAACGGATGAAGAGTTGGCCGCGTACAGTCAGCGCATTCTGAAACCTGCACGCGATGGCGATGCGGACAAGAGTACACACACTCCTTTACCACAATCTGGTGGCCTCTGGACGGAGGACGACCTGACGGAGCTGGTTCGACTGGTGAAGAAATATCCAGGCGGTACCAGTAACCGCTGGGAAATAATAGCGGATATGATGCAACGAAGTGTAGAAGAAATCACCTACATGGCCGCAAAGATGAAGGAATGTGGGTATCGGCTGCCGCACCAGTCGGAGGGCACAAATTCGTCCGAATCCGGGCAAGCATCTTCGTTTGGTGTGACCGGTCCGGTCAAGGTGAAAACGAAAACGCGTGACGCCGGTACGAACGAAACAGCGACCAGCAACTggacacagcagcagcagcaagcactCGAGGTTGCTATTCAAAAATATCCGAAATCGGCGAATTATGACCGGTGGCAGAAGATTGCTAATAGTGTACCGGGCAAATCGAAGGAGGAGTGCGTAGCGCGTTATAAATATCTAGTGGAGCTggtgaagaagcaaaagaGTGCCAATCCAACTGATGACACGTCGCAGGACGTGAAAACTTCGGACGACCCCGCTCCGAAGGAAGATTTAAAATCGACAAATGAAGGTAACATCGCCCCGTCGGCAGGTGAAGAAATGGTGGAGGACGATAATGTTGCACCGGTAGTTGGTGGAAAGAGCCAGGCTAAGAGTAAACGACGGGAGCGTAAGAAAGCGAAAGCTTATTACAGTTACTCGGATGATTCGGATATGTCCTACGAAGCTGAAGAAATATAA
- the LOC128709600 gene encoding glutaredoxin domain-containing cysteine-rich protein CG12206-like produces MDSASAASPDRPQLEKTCLPKATVNAVGAVNEEGEDEEEKNGAAGGDGDGACCMSDAASGEQAEECTDGDVDLPLGRVGSPPSLVVVADGGEHSYCELAEQPTDEHAAVPSTAEEATLPAPTVQVPEASEQLAAAERLMFITALAPSGVEAPAAEINQVAENHNTLATIVSDHGATTINGAQPQQQQIVYIHGTSTDEPAAATSTTALPSALVHCSAPPHSNVVRIQIIPAECDQQSIPPTPLEDCNNNSVRGAGASVSVVGGSRCQSSQVTVVSLGASDSAVCAGGDNADQLLAASHDAVLVTVTIEDRTLLSIPPTTPPGADSTESSADAVLPPLDHEEGEMVQKKLLVSKGGPTVDSAVLDSSPYVYYMAAMARDGARTASSSASGGSSGQCSPSDMLDSGTCSDIELTPPPLPKKMSQILKSSSAIKKSMGADGLHQPVSPTQTPPPVTTVTGPVGSTVLRQFSPVDKVTDSVINQQGHHNHHHHIELQRLAQQHEEERNRQNEHGTHQTSVDLTPDSFAARQQQQQQRQPPSQLGCIIATDSDGSESCLSCDSLNFEHLSSLQPLAEIGGSTIAHATALEPATAVRASPTDSSTVNGEPTHQLRPKLPAYLGAKRDGPSVCILPDSLLAAIRGSRPKVYCTDDDDNDSVDGETHRKRFAPVGPGPNDAPGTLDLSSLASAAATTTTTRSILMDKINSLECGNRMHRATDQTDHHHQHDPSSNYLQHMHPTAINDPAGVARAQSSCSAGSFTTESVRSNQFESDRYYKFHINERGRPDGGAEPGSSSPETTPSVVDDDESFAGLKDLSNGTSTIRSNKGTVRGVKNRVRNGIATFLQMQQTGLKNYKDKEAGKVVVYSTSMGIVRETYTKCMNVKQILRTLLVKFEEKDIFMSNEYQQEIKERMQVDTINIPQVFVDGQHIGDAECIERLNESGELRKMLKPYKCLESPYMCKVCGGYRLLPCPSCGGSKKSIHRNHFTAEFVALKCMNCDEVGLVKCHNC; encoded by the exons ATGGACTCGGCGAGTGCAGCTTCCCCAGACCGACCGCAGCTGGAAAAAACGTGCCTCCCGAAAGCAACGGTAAATGCCGTTGGTGCTGTGAACGAGGAGGGTGAGGACGAGGAGGAGAAGAATGGTGCtgccggtggtgatggtgatggcgcTTGCTGTATGAGCGATGCGGCGAGCGGGGAGCAAGCGGAGGAGTGCACCGACGGTGATGTGGATCTCCCGCTCGGTCGGGTCGGGTCCCCTCcatcgttggtggtggtggccgaCGGTGGTGAGCATTCCTACTGCGAGCTGGCAGAGCAACCCACCGATGAGCACGCTGCGGTGCCGAGCACTGCCGAAGAAGCAACGCTACCCGCCCCAACGGTGCAGGTACCGGAGGCGTCCGAGCAGTTGGCAGCAGCAGAGCGGCTGATGTTTATAACGGCACTTGCCCCCAGCGGCGTGGAGGCTCCCGCAGCCGAGATCAACCAAGTGGCGGAGAACCACAACACTTTGGCCACGATCGTCAGCGATCACGGAGCAACTACGATCAACGGTGCgcaaccgcagcagcagcagatcgtGTACATACACGGTACGTCAACGGACGAGCCCGCAGCAGCGACGTCAACAACGGCATTGCCCTCAGCGCTGGTACACTGTAGCGCACCGCCACACAGCAACGTCGTGCGAATACAGATCATCCCGGCGGAGTGTGACCAGCAGTCGATTCCACCAACACCGCTGGAGGATTGCAATAACAACAGCGTACGTGGCGCTGGTGCGAGTGTTAGTGTAGTTGGTGGCAGCAGGTGTCAAAGTTCGCAGGTGACGGTAGTATCGCTCGGTGCGAGTGACAGTGCGGTGTGTGCAGGTGGCGATAACGCGGACCAACTGCTGGCTGCATCGCATGACGCCGTGCTGGTGACGGTTACGATCGAGGATAGGACACTGCTCAGCATACCCCCGACGACGCCACCGGGCGCGGACAGTACCGAGTCCAGTGCCGACGCGGTTCTACCGCCGCTAGACCACGAGGAAGGCGAGATGGTGCAGAAAAAGTTACTAGTGTCGAAGGGCGGCCCCACCGTCGATTCGGCCGTGCTCGATAGTTCCCCCTACGTCTACTACATGGCAGCGATGGCGCGGGACGGGGCGCGCACCGCATCGTCGTCCGCGTCCGGCGGCAGCAGCGGTCAGTGCTCGCCGAGTGACATGCTCGACAGTGGCACCTGTAGCGATATCGAGCTGACGCCGCCACCACTGCCGAAAAAGATGTCGCAAATACTGAAATCGTCGTCCGCGATAAAGAAGAGCATGGGCGCGGACGGTCTCCATCAGCCGGTGTCACCTACACAAACGCCACCGCCGGTTACTACGGTGACGGGGCCGGTGGGCAGCACCGTGCTGCGACAGTTTTCGCCGGTTGATAAGGTGACGGATAGCGTTATCAATCAGCAGGgccaccacaaccaccatcatcacatCGAACTTCAGCGGCTGGCGCAGCAGCACGAGGAGGAACGGAACAGACAAAACGAACACGGAACACATCAAACGTCCGTTGATTTGACGCCCGACAGTTTCGCCGcgcggcagcagcaacagcagcaacggcagccACCATCCCAGCTCGGGTGCATCATTGCGACCGATAGTGACGGATCGGAATCGTGTCTGAGCTGTGATTCGCTCAACTTCGAGCACCTGTCGAGTTTGCAGCCGTTGGCGGAGATTGGCGGGTCCACCATCGCGCACGCCACGGCGCTAGAGCCGGCCACAGCCGTACGGGCCAGTCCGACCGATTCCAGCACGGTGAACGGTGAGCCGACGCATCAGCTACGGCCGAAACTGCCGGCGTACCTCGGGGCGAAGCGGGACGGGCCGAGCGTTTGCATTCTGCCGGACTCGCTGCTGGCCGCCATCCGTGGCAGTCGGCCGAAGGTGTACTGTACGGACGACGACGATAACGACTCGGTCGACGGGGAGACGCACCGGAAACGTTTCGCCCCCGTCGGTCCCGGCCCGAACGATGCGCCGGGTACGCTCGATCTGAGCAGCCTCGCGTCCgccgctgccaccaccacgACCACCCGGTCCATCCTGATGGACAAGATCAACAGTCTCGAATGCGGCAACCGGATGCACCGGGCCACCGATCAAACGgaccatcaccaccaacacgaCCCATCAAGCAACTACCTCCAGCATATGCACCCCACCGCCATCAACGATCCGGCGGGTGTGGCGCGCGCCCAGAGCAGCTGCTCCGCCGGATCCTTCACGACGGAAAGCGTGCGCAGCAATCAGTTCGAGAGCGATCGGTACTACAAGTTTCACATCAACGAGCGGGGCCGGCCGGACGGTGGTGCCGAACCGGGCAGCAGCTCGCCGGAAACCACCCCGTCCGTGGTGGACGACGACGAAAGCTTCGCCGGGCTGAAGGACCTGAGCAACGGCACGTCCACGATCCGCAGCAACAAGGGCACGGTACGGGGCGTGAAGAACCGCGTGCGCAACGGTATCGCCACCTTTCTGCAGATGCAGCAGACCGGCCTCAAG AACTACAAGGACAAGGAGGCTGGCAAGGTGGTCGTCTACAGCACCAGCATGGGCATCGTGCGGGAGACGTACACGAAATGCATGAACGTGAAGCAAATCCTGCGCACGCTGCTGGTCAAGTTCGAGGAGAAGGATATATTCATGAGCAATGAGTATCAGCAGGAGATTAAGGAGCGCATGCAGGTCGACACGATCAACATTCCGCAGGTGTTTGTGGATGGGCAGCACATCGGG GATGCGGAATGTATCGAGCGGCTTAACGAAAGCGGTGAGCTACGGAAAATGCTGAAACCCTACAAG TGTCTGGAGTCGCCCTACATGTGCAAGGTGTGCGGGGGCTACCGTCTACTACCGTGTCCGTCCTGTGGCGGTTCGAAGAAATCGATCCATCGGAACCACTTCACCGCCGAATTTGTCGCCCTCAAGTGTATGAACTGTGACGAGGTCGGGCTAGTAAAGTGTCACAACTGTTGA